The Salmonella enterica subsp. houtenae serovar Houten genome has a segment encoding these proteins:
- the bvgA gene encoding transcriptional regulator, giving the protein MKPASVIIMDEHPIVRMSIEVLLGKNSNIQVVLKTDDSRTAIEYLRTYPVDLVILDIELPGTDGFTLLKRIKSIQEHTRVLFLSSKSESFYAGRAIRAGANGFVSKRKDLNDIYNAVKMILSGYSFFPSETLNFISSTRAPKGEHHDMPLSNREVTVLRYLANGMSNKEIAEQLLLSNKTISAHKANIFSKLGLHSIVELIDYAKSHELL; this is encoded by the coding sequence ATGAAACCTGCATCTGTTATCATTATGGACGAACACCCTATTGTAAGAATGTCGATCGAAGTTTTACTCGGAAAAAATAGCAATATTCAGGTTGTCCTGAAAACGGATGACAGCCGAACAGCGATAGAGTATCTGCGCACTTATCCTGTCGATCTTGTCATTCTGGATATTGAATTACCTGGCACCGACGGATTCACCCTGCTTAAACGAATCAAATCAATTCAGGAACATACCCGGGTACTTTTCTTATCGTCAAAATCAGAATCTTTTTACGCCGGAAGAGCGATAAGAGCGGGCGCAAATGGTTTTGTAAGTAAACGCAAGGATCTCAATGATATTTATAATGCGGTAAAAATGATTTTATCCGGCTATTCTTTTTTTCCATCTGAGACGCTTAACTTTATCAGTAGCACCCGTGCGCCTAAAGGCGAACATCATGACATGCCACTTTCTAACCGTGAAGTTACCGTGCTGCGTTATCTGGCAAATGGAATGTCTAATAAAGAGATTGCCGAGCAACTTTTATTGAGTAATAAGACTATCAGCGCACATAAGGCCAATATATTTTCTAAACTTGGCCTTCACTCTATCGTTGAACTTATCGATTACGCTAAATCACACGAATTACTGTAA
- the fimD_2 gene encoding outer membrane usher protein: MKKTTYFAGRFPGYVSPLSGVALSVLAALYPLTSCGESYFNPAFLSADTAFVADLSRFEKGNHQPPGIYRVDIWRNDEFVATQDIRFEAGAVGIGDKSGGLMPCFTPEWIKRLGVNTAAFLVSDKGADTTCIHLPEEIPGAEVAFDFASMRLNISLPQASILNSARGYIPPEEWDEGIPAVLMNYSFTGSRGTDSDSYFLSLLSGLNYGPWRLRNNGAWSYSKGDGYHSQRWNNIGTWVQRAIIPLKSELVMGDSNTGNDVFDSVGFRGARLYSSDNMYPDSLQGYAPTVRGIARTAAKLTIRQNGYVIYQSYVSPGAFAITDLNPTSSSGDLEVTVDEKDGSQQRYTVPYSTVPLLQREGRVKYDLVAGDFRSGNSQQSSPFFFQGTVIAGLPAGMTVYGGMQFADRYRAVVVGAGRNLGDWGAVSVDVTHARSQLADDSTHQGQSLRFLYAKSLNNYGTNFQLLGYRYSTRGFYTLDDVAYRSMEGYDYEYDSDGRRHKVPVAQSYHNLRYSKKGRFQVNISQNLGDYGSLYLSGSQQNYWNTADTNTWYQLGYASGWQGMSYSLSWSWNESVGISGADRILAFNMSVPFSVLTGRRYARDTILDRTYATFNANRNRDGDNSWQTGVGGALLEGRNLSYSVTQGRSSANGYSGSASANWQATYGTLGVGYNYDRDQHDYNWQLSGGVVGHADGITLSQPLGDTNVLVKAPGAKGVRIENQTGVKTDWRGYAVMPYATVYRYNRVALDTNTMDNHTDVENNVSSVVPTQGALARATFDTRIGVRAIITARLDGRPLPFGAIVRETASGVTSMVGDDGQIYLSGLPLKGELLIQWGEGRNARCIAPYTLAEDSLKQAITIASARCIRPSS; encoded by the coding sequence ATGAAGAAGACAACCTATTTTGCAGGGCGATTTCCCGGCTATGTGTCACCGTTAAGCGGCGTGGCGCTGTCGGTGCTGGCGGCGCTGTATCCGCTGACGAGCTGCGGCGAAAGTTATTTCAACCCTGCGTTTTTGTCGGCGGATACTGCGTTCGTGGCGGATCTATCTCGCTTTGAAAAAGGTAATCATCAGCCTCCCGGTATTTACCGGGTGGATATCTGGCGTAATGACGAATTCGTGGCGACGCAGGATATTCGTTTTGAGGCTGGCGCAGTGGGCATTGGCGATAAATCCGGCGGCTTGATGCCTTGTTTTACACCGGAGTGGATTAAACGGCTGGGCGTGAATACCGCAGCGTTTCTCGTCTCAGACAAAGGCGCCGATACCACATGTATTCACCTTCCTGAGGAGATTCCGGGCGCGGAGGTTGCGTTCGATTTCGCTTCGATGCGTTTAAATATTAGCCTGCCGCAGGCCTCAATACTTAACAGCGCGCGTGGATATATTCCACCCGAGGAGTGGGATGAAGGGATACCTGCCGTGCTAATGAATTACAGTTTTACCGGTAGCCGCGGAACAGACAGCGATAGCTATTTTTTGAGCTTGTTGAGCGGTCTGAACTATGGTCCCTGGCGGCTGCGTAATAATGGGGCGTGGAGCTATTCGAAAGGGGACGGCTATCATTCGCAACGCTGGAACAACATTGGCACCTGGGTGCAGCGCGCCATCATTCCGCTGAAAAGCGAACTGGTCATGGGGGACAGCAATACCGGGAACGATGTTTTCGACAGTGTCGGCTTTCGTGGAGCGCGTCTGTATTCTTCCGATAATATGTATCCCGATAGTCTGCAAGGCTATGCGCCTACGGTCAGAGGGATTGCCCGGACGGCGGCAAAGCTGACGATACGGCAGAACGGGTATGTTATCTACCAAAGTTATGTGTCGCCTGGCGCGTTTGCGATTACCGATCTCAATCCCACGTCTTCCAGCGGCGACCTTGAGGTGACGGTAGATGAAAAAGACGGTAGCCAACAACGTTACACGGTGCCTTACTCTACTGTTCCGCTATTGCAGCGTGAGGGACGGGTGAAGTATGACCTGGTGGCCGGGGACTTTCGTAGCGGCAATAGTCAGCAGTCTTCGCCATTCTTTTTCCAGGGGACGGTGATTGCCGGCCTGCCTGCGGGAATGACGGTTTACGGCGGTATGCAATTTGCCGATCGTTACCGTGCCGTGGTGGTCGGGGCGGGGCGAAATTTGGGTGACTGGGGCGCGGTGTCGGTCGATGTCACACATGCGCGTAGTCAACTGGCGGATGACAGCACCCATCAGGGGCAATCGTTGCGTTTTCTGTACGCCAAATCACTGAATAACTACGGGACTAATTTTCAATTGCTGGGTTACCGCTATTCCACGCGCGGATTTTATACCCTGGATGATGTGGCATACCGCAGTATGGAAGGGTACGACTACGAATACGATAGCGACGGACGCCGCCATAAAGTGCCGGTAGCGCAGAGCTACCACAATCTCCGCTACAGCAAAAAAGGCCGCTTTCAGGTCAATATTTCGCAAAACCTGGGTGATTACGGGTCACTGTATCTTTCCGGCAGTCAACAAAATTACTGGAATACGGCGGATACCAATACTTGGTATCAACTGGGATACGCCAGCGGATGGCAAGGCATGAGCTATTCGCTGTCATGGTCGTGGAACGAGTCTGTGGGGATCTCAGGCGCCGACCGCATTCTGGCATTCAATATGTCCGTTCCGTTTAGCGTTCTGACCGGACGGCGCTATGCGCGCGACACTATTCTTGATCGTACTTATGCCACGTTTAACGCCAACCGCAACCGCGACGGCGACAATAGCTGGCAGACCGGCGTGGGCGGCGCGCTTTTGGAAGGGCGTAATCTGAGCTACAGCGTGACGCAGGGGCGTAGCAGCGCCAATGGTTACAGCGGCAGCGCCAGCGCTAACTGGCAGGCGACGTACGGCACGCTGGGCGTGGGGTATAACTATGATCGCGATCAGCATGACTATAACTGGCAACTTTCCGGCGGCGTGGTCGGTCATGCGGATGGCATTACGCTTAGCCAACCGTTGGGCGATACCAATGTCTTGGTTAAAGCGCCGGGAGCGAAAGGCGTGCGCATCGAAAACCAGACCGGTGTGAAAACGGACTGGCGAGGCTATGCGGTAATGCCCTACGCCACGGTATACCGCTATAACCGCGTCGCGTTAGATACCAACACGATGGATAACCATACCGATGTCGAAAATAACGTTAGTAGCGTGGTGCCGACTCAGGGTGCGTTGGCGCGGGCTACTTTTGATACGCGGATAGGCGTAAGGGCAATCATTACCGCCAGGCTTGACGGACGCCCGCTACCGTTTGGCGCGATAGTACGAGAAACCGCCAGCGGCGTTACCAGTATGGTCGGCGATGATGGACAAATTTATCTGAGCGGCTTACCGCTAAAAGGCGAACTGTTAATCCAGTGGGGGGAGGGGAGAAATGCGCGTTGCATCGCCCCTTATACTCTGGCGGAGGATAGCCTGAAACAGGCGATTACGATAGCCAGCGCGCGCTGTATCCGCCCGTCGTCATAA
- a CDS encoding fimbriae Y protein, with product MRSVSRRERHRRLRNAKDCACRYHSPTPQIFDSLELLNQQLNYALPNGIISQAIITTDNYLGYSLSRYLFSGKRTAAFRSLDDISLWLEEGSLRQLIVDMEALPIPCIEALNQLRAFSRKRSDIQIYLLVSDKVPAIAQFIRMAGRFFVLSRRQNLASLRKTLLSGAGPLLSESFSRTDWLMIETLAQGASLKEIARQQSVPYHRVVYRLNQLITLLNLPHRQSFLRLLQQLNVTFHDSF from the coding sequence ATGCGCAGCGTATCACGCAGGGAAAGACACCGTCGTTTAAGAAATGCCAAAGACTGCGCCTGCCGTTATCACTCTCCAACGCCACAGATATTTGATAGTCTTGAATTACTGAACCAACAGCTCAATTATGCTTTGCCGAACGGTATCATTTCCCAGGCAATAATTACAACCGACAACTACCTGGGATATTCGCTGAGTCGCTACTTATTTTCCGGAAAGCGTACCGCAGCGTTCCGTTCACTGGACGACATCTCTTTATGGCTCGAAGAGGGGTCGCTCAGACAACTGATTGTGGATATGGAGGCGCTACCCATCCCCTGCATTGAGGCGCTTAACCAGCTACGCGCGTTTAGTCGGAAACGAAGCGATATCCAGATTTACCTGCTGGTATCAGATAAAGTCCCCGCTATAGCACAATTTATTCGTATGGCTGGTCGTTTTTTTGTTCTGTCACGACGACAAAATCTGGCCTCATTACGCAAAACCTTATTATCGGGCGCCGGACCTTTGTTATCGGAAAGCTTTAGCCGCACTGACTGGTTGATGATTGAAACTTTAGCGCAAGGCGCCTCTTTAAAAGAAATAGCGCGTCAGCAAAGCGTACCTTATCACCGGGTGGTTTATCGGCTTAATCAGCTTATCACCCTTCTTAACCTCCCCCACAGGCAAAGTTTTCTTCGGCTGCTCCAGCAGCTAAACGTTACTTTCCACGACAGTTTTTAA
- the fimC_2 gene encoding fimbrial chaperone protein FimC produces MLNIIKLGLILLALFTSLNAQAAGGIALGATRVIYPSEAKQTSLAISNSDTKERYLVNSWIENSAGQKEKTFIVTPPLFVSEPKSENTLRIIYAGQPLPVDRESLFWMNVKAIPSVDKSHIEGKNVLQLAILSRIKLFVRPANLPQTPEEAPALLKFSRVGNYLKITNPSAYYLTLVNISVGAKKIDNVMIAPKSDVQVSLPADAQGRVTFQTVNDYGALTTATTASLG; encoded by the coding sequence ATGCTGAATATTATTAAATTAGGGTTGATTCTTCTCGCACTATTTACATCGCTGAACGCACAGGCGGCGGGAGGGATTGCATTAGGCGCCACGCGTGTTATTTATCCATCAGAGGCGAAACAGACTTCTCTGGCGATCAGTAATAGCGATACTAAAGAACGTTACCTCGTCAACTCATGGATCGAAAATAGCGCCGGGCAGAAAGAAAAAACGTTTATCGTTACGCCGCCTTTATTTGTCAGCGAACCAAAAAGCGAAAACACGCTACGTATTATCTACGCCGGGCAGCCATTGCCCGTGGATCGGGAATCGTTATTCTGGATGAACGTGAAAGCCATCCCGTCGGTAGATAAAAGTCATATTGAAGGAAAAAACGTTCTGCAATTGGCGATCCTGTCGCGCATCAAACTGTTCGTGCGTCCGGCGAATTTGCCGCAGACGCCGGAAGAAGCGCCGGCATTGCTGAAATTTTCCCGTGTCGGCAATTATCTCAAAATAACCAACCCGTCTGCTTATTACCTGACGCTGGTCAATATCAGCGTGGGCGCGAAAAAGATCGATAACGTGATGATCGCGCCAAAAAGCGACGTGCAAGTTTCCCTACCGGCTGACGCGCAGGGTCGCGTGACATTTCAGACTGTCAATGATTACGGCGCATTGACGACGGCGACAACGGCCAGTCTCGGTTAA
- the fimF gene encoding adhesin, which translates to MTFRRIFVAIGCVLFSPLCQANSSLGEVNIELRGNVVDFSCAVIAGDSNKSVNLGTWPTKQLHAAGDATQPVSFSLKLEGCPPGSASITFSGTPAPDTALLALNDTVMTQKLAIEIRDSDLRRLPLEQASKAVDIDNNGNATLKFYANYIALADDVQPGLANSDATFLINYN; encoded by the coding sequence ATGACCTTTCGGCGCATTTTCGTCGCTATCGGTTGTGTTTTGTTCAGTCCGCTGTGTCAGGCCAATTCATCTCTGGGCGAAGTGAATATTGAACTGCGCGGTAACGTGGTGGATTTTTCCTGCGCCGTGATTGCGGGAGACAGTAACAAGTCGGTTAACCTCGGTACCTGGCCGACAAAACAGCTTCACGCCGCCGGTGACGCTACTCAACCGGTATCATTTAGCCTGAAACTTGAAGGTTGTCCGCCAGGGTCTGCGTCTATAACGTTTTCCGGGACGCCGGCGCCCGACACTGCATTACTGGCGCTTAATGATACGGTAATGACGCAAAAACTGGCGATTGAAATTCGCGATAGCGATCTACGTCGATTACCGCTTGAACAGGCCAGCAAGGCCGTTGATATTGACAATAACGGCAATGCTACCCTGAAATTCTATGCGAACTATATTGCCTTAGCGGATGACGTGCAGCCCGGTCTTGCTAATTCGGATGCGACCTTCCTGATCAATTATAATTAA
- the fimA_2 gene encoding fimbrial protein FimI has translation MGLLWMSSVIAQPVIVESGRIHLRGQLVNGGCAVATESQDLRVLMGHYRTNTFAGPGSFAPVSVPFSLRLISCSAEVWRHVGIAFAGVTPAEDPHVFLASGEGIGNAGIGLALFDDQQRQIIPNTLPLHYAPILTQEMTLHFTARYRAISENMTPGRIHSEVWFTLVYP, from the coding sequence ATGGGGCTTCTTTGGATGTCGTCCGTCATTGCGCAGCCGGTAATTGTGGAGAGCGGGCGTATTCACCTGCGCGGACAGTTGGTCAATGGCGGCTGCGCTGTTGCTACTGAAAGTCAGGATTTGCGCGTACTGATGGGGCACTACCGTACGAATACTTTTGCCGGTCCAGGCAGCTTCGCTCCCGTCAGTGTTCCATTTTCGTTACGGTTAATCTCCTGTAGCGCAGAGGTCTGGCGTCATGTCGGCATCGCGTTTGCCGGCGTTACGCCTGCGGAAGATCCGCATGTTTTTCTGGCCAGCGGCGAAGGTATCGGGAATGCCGGAATCGGCCTGGCGTTATTTGATGACCAGCAGCGGCAAATCATACCTAACACGTTACCGCTTCATTACGCGCCCATTTTAACGCAAGAAATGACTTTGCATTTTACCGCCCGCTATCGGGCAATTTCAGAAAATATGACGCCGGGACGAATTCATTCAGAGGTGTGGTTTACGCTGGTTTACCCATGA
- the fimH gene encoding adhesin → MKIYSALLLAGTALFFTHPAQATVCRNSNGTPTDIFYDLSDVFTSGNNQSGQVVTLPEKSGWVGVNATCPAGTTVNYTYRSYVSELPVRSTEGNFKYLKLNDYLLGAMSITDSAAGVFYPPRNYIRMGIDYNVSQQSPFGVLDSKLVFKLKVIRPFINMVTIPRQTMFTVYVTTSTDDALSTPVYTISYSGKVEVPQNCEVNAGQVVEFDFGDIGASLFSQAGAGNRPQGVTPQTKTIAIKCTNIAAQAYLSMRLEAEKASGQALVSDNPDLGFVVANSNGTPLTPNNLSSKIPFRLDDNAAARVGIRAWPISVTGNKPAEGPFTARGYLRVDYD, encoded by the coding sequence ATGAAAATATACTCAGCGTTATTGCTGGCGGGAACGGCGCTCTTTTTCACCCACCCTGCACAGGCAACGGTTTGCCGTAATTCAAACGGGACGCCGACCGATATTTTTTACGACCTGTCAGATGTTTTCACCAGCGGCAATAATCAGTCGGGACAGGTGGTTACGCTGCCGGAAAAATCAGGTTGGGTCGGTGTAAACGCGACATGCCCGGCAGGGACAACGGTGAATTATACTTACCGTAGTTATGTGTCAGAATTGCCGGTGCGAAGCACTGAAGGGAATTTTAAATACCTCAAGCTGAATGACTATCTTCTGGGGGCGATGAGCATCACTGATAGTGCCGCGGGCGTATTTTATCCGCCCCGTAACTATATACGTATGGGTATTGACTATAACGTGTCGCAGCAAAGTCCGTTCGGCGTGCTGGACTCAAAGCTGGTTTTTAAGTTAAAAGTGATACGGCCTTTTATTAATATGGTCACGATCCCCCGCCAGACGATGTTTACCGTCTATGTAACCACCTCTACCGACGACGCGTTGAGCACGCCGGTGTATACCATTAGCTACAGTGGTAAAGTGGAAGTGCCGCAGAATTGTGAAGTTAATGCCGGACAGGTCGTAGAGTTTGACTTCGGCGATATTGGCGCGTCGTTATTTAGCCAGGCGGGGGCGGGTAATCGGCCGCAGGGCGTCACGCCGCAAACGAAAACTATTGCCATTAAATGTACCAATATCGCGGCGCAGGCCTATTTATCCATGCGGCTCGAAGCCGAAAAGGCCTCAGGGCAGGCGCTGGTGTCTGATAATCCGGATTTAGGCTTTGTGGTCGCTAATAGCAACGGCACGCCACTCACACCCAATAATTTGTCGAGTAAAATTCCGTTTCGTCTTGATGATAACGCCGCCGCTCGCGTAGGTATTCGCGCCTGGCCGATCAGCGTGACGGGGAATAAACCGGCTGAAGGGCCATTTACTGCGCGCGGCTATCTACGAGTAGATTATGATTAA
- the fimA_3 gene encoding major type 1 subunit fimbrin (pilin): MKHKLMTSTIASLMFVAGAAVAADPAPVSVSGGTIHFEGKLVNAACAVSTKSADQTVTLGQYRTASFKAVGDTTAQVPFTIILNDCDPKVAATAAVAFSGQADNTNNNLLAVSSADNSTTATGVGIEILDNTSSPLKPDGATFSAKQSLVEGTNTLRFTARYKATSADTTPGQANADATFIMKYE, translated from the coding sequence ATGAAACATAAATTAATGACCTCTACTATTGCGAGTCTGATGTTTGTCGCCGGCGCAGCGGTTGCGGCTGATCCTGCACCGGTGAGCGTGAGCGGCGGCACTATTCATTTCGAAGGTAAGCTGGTTAATGCGGCCTGTGCCGTCAGCACGAAATCCGCCGATCAAACTGTGACTCTGGGTCAATACCGTACCGCCAGCTTTAAGGCGGTTGGCGATACGACCGCACAGGTGCCTTTTACCATCATCCTGAATGATTGCGATCCGAAAGTGGCGGCCACCGCCGCTGTTGCATTCTCTGGTCAGGCAGATAACACCAACAATAATTTGCTGGCAGTCTCTTCTGCGGACAATAGCACCACTGCGACCGGCGTCGGGATTGAGATTCTTGATAATACTTCCTCGCCGTTGAAGCCGGACGGCGCTACTTTCTCGGCGAAGCAGTCGCTGGTTGAAGGCACTAATACGCTGCGCTTTACCGCACGCTACAAGGCAACCTCCGCCGACACGACGCCAGGCCAGGCTAACGCCGACGCGACCTTTATCATGAAATACGAATAA